A genomic segment from [Flavobacterium] thermophilum encodes:
- a CDS encoding Transposase and inactivated derivatives has product MKRLKITNDHGWTPRTLRKQERKIKNTLLRQRVMAVRLVMEGYLGKEVASMVNVCRQTVSHYVSLFNEGRLELLLHRDFAPGREPFLTEEQQEEIKQLVLTTTPAELGWDVASVWNTKLLQSYVEKHFGVCISREALRKLLHRKGLSWTRPTYTLAKGDPDRQKHFEKQIDFIKKLNGS; this is encoded by the coding sequence ATGAAACGTCTCAAAATCACCAACGATCACGGATGGACACCTCGGACACTTCGCAAACAGGAACGGAAAATCAAAAACACCCTTCTTCGCCAACGGGTGATGGCGGTTCGCCTGGTCATGGAAGGCTATTTGGGCAAAGAGGTGGCCTCCATGGTCAACGTGTGCCGACAAACTGTTTCCCATTATGTGTCGCTGTTCAACGAAGGCCGTCTGGAGCTCTTGCTTCATCGGGATTTCGCCCCCGGGCGGGAGCCGTTTCTCACCGAAGAACAGCAGGAAGAGATCAAACAGCTTGTGTTGACCACCACTCCCGCGGAACTGGGCTGGGACGTCGCTTCGGTGTGGAACACCAAACTCCTGCAATCCTATGTCGAAAAGCACTTCGGTGTTTGCATTTCCCGCGAAGCGTTGCGAAAACTCCTGCACCGCAAAGGGCTGTCATGGACACGGCCGACCTACACATTAGCGAAAGGCGATCCGGATCGACAAAAGCATTTTGAGAAACAGATCGACTTCATAAAAAAACTTAATGGATCCTGA
- the wapA_2 gene encoding Cell wall-associated polypeptide CWBP200 produces the protein MIARYYHPTHGVFLSMDPDPGDADDILTQNGYTYANNNPVMMVDPDGKFAYAVGLYFVPGVGQVMLIGTAAVVGAYGAWYLGKKLGEIDWDHIKEEHGPKSNKKMKDGKKPKSKFKSNRTLKRTTRATARTKPVRTGRYGRTIHEKTFKRPVGTDTRGKPTNRVRVIREPSGKVVTSFPFYIGCNKDFPIVRFCFPS, from the coding sequence TTGATCGCCCGTTACTACCACCCGACCCATGGCGTGTTCTTGTCCATGGACCCAGACCCAGGCGATGCCGATGATATTCTGACGCAAAACGGCTATACGTATGCGAACAACAACCCGGTGATGATGGTCGATCCGGATGGGAAGTTTGCGTATGCTGTAGGGCTTTATTTTGTTCCTGGTGTTGGACAAGTAATGTTAATTGGTACTGCTGCTGTTGTCGGGGCCTATGGAGCGTGGTATTTAGGAAAAAAACTTGGGGAGATAGACTGGGACCATATTAAAGAGGAGCACGGTCCTAAATCTAATAAAAAGATGAAAGATGGAAAAAAACCAAAAAGTAAGTTTAAAAGTAATAGAACTTTAAAGAGAACCACTAGAGCAACTGCGAGGACAAAGCCCGTAAGAACAGGTAGATATGGTAGAACTATCCATGAAAAAACATTTAAAAGACCCGTAGGAACAGATACTAGGGGGAAACCTACTAATAGAGTAAGAGTCATTCGGGAACCATCCGGTAAAGTTGTAACAAGTTTTCCTTTCTATATAGGTTGCAATAAAGATTTTCCGATTGTTCGATTCTGTTTTCCTTCATAA